In a genomic window of Pseudoxanthomonas indica:
- a CDS encoding CsgG/HfaB family protein: protein MFKRSTSHSLLLAPVALLLCAASASAIAANAQETRQQQAAAIPKCAKPLGTIAVLEPEDGVNWWSGQQLPAPSKLIKVFVNKSRCFTLVDRGAGLSAAQGERDLAASGELRNRSNLGKGQMKAADYVLVPDLISSNNNAGGNAVSGLLGGLIGGNAGQIVGGLNFKKKTADVVLTVTDVRSSEQVAMAEGSAKKTDVGWGASAGLFTGNDYGAGGASGYANTEIGQVITLAYLQAYTDLVGQLGGLSGNAAASNAEQAVEMTKPGRLFANAKGTGSAVRDLDSGMLLYPTGNKEGMMWEVEDELGNKGWVSSSLVKLAR, encoded by the coding sequence ATGTTCAAGCGCTCGACCTCGCACTCCCTCTTGCTGGCTCCCGTCGCCCTGTTGCTGTGCGCCGCCAGCGCCTCGGCGATCGCCGCCAATGCGCAGGAAACCCGCCAGCAGCAAGCCGCGGCCATTCCCAAGTGCGCCAAGCCACTGGGCACCATCGCGGTGCTGGAGCCGGAAGACGGCGTCAACTGGTGGAGCGGCCAGCAGTTGCCGGCGCCGTCGAAGTTGATCAAGGTGTTCGTCAACAAATCGCGCTGCTTCACCCTCGTTGATCGTGGCGCTGGCCTGAGCGCCGCGCAGGGCGAACGTGATCTGGCCGCCAGCGGCGAGCTGCGCAATCGCTCCAATCTCGGCAAGGGCCAGATGAAGGCAGCCGACTACGTGTTGGTACCGGACCTGATTTCGTCCAACAACAACGCCGGCGGCAATGCCGTGAGCGGTCTGCTCGGTGGTTTGATCGGCGGCAACGCCGGCCAGATCGTGGGCGGCCTGAACTTCAAGAAGAAGACCGCCGACGTGGTGCTCACCGTGACCGACGTGCGCTCGTCCGAGCAGGTGGCGATGGCCGAAGGCAGCGCCAAGAAGACCGACGTGGGCTGGGGCGCGAGCGCGGGCCTGTTCACCGGCAATGACTACGGCGCCGGTGGCGCATCGGGTTATGCCAATACGGAAATCGGCCAGGTGATCACCCTGGCTTACCTGCAGGCCTATACGGATCTGGTCGGCCAACTCGGCGGCCTGTCCGGCAATGCCGCTGCCAGCAATGCCGAGCAGGCCGTGGAGATGACCAAGCCTGGTCGGTTGTTCGCCAATGCCAAGGGCACCGGCAGCGCCGTGCGCGATCTGGACTCGGGCATGCTGCTGTATCCCACCGGCAACAAGGAAGGAATGATGTGGGAAGTGGAAGACGAGCTGGGCAACAAGGGTTGGGTGTCGTCCAGCCTGGTCAAGCTCGCGCGCTGA